The stretch of DNA CCGCTCGTCGCTGCGGTCGCTCGCGCGACGTCGCGGTCATGGGTCGTGGCTGAGCTCTCCTCGTTTCAACTCGAGGGCATCGCGACGCTACGGCCGCGGATCTCCGTGCTGCTCAACATTGCGCCGGACCACCTCGACCGCCATGCGTCGATCGAGGAATACGCCGAGGCGAAGTTTCGCATCGTCATGAACCAGAGTGAGGGCGACACAATCGTCCTCGACCGCGACGATCCGCGCTTGCGCGCGTTGGAAGGGCGCTTCGAGAGCCGCGGGTGCGCGGCGCGCCGGCTATGGTATACGCTCGAGCACGACGGTCCCGCGGCGGATATGTCGCTGCGCGGCGAACAGATCGTTACCACCGCTGCGGGCGGTGCGGCCGTTGCCGTTGCGGATTGGAGCGACGTTCCATTGCCGGGCGAGCATAATCTGCGCAATGCGATGGCGGCGCTTCTCGCGGCGATCGCCGCAGGGTGCCCGCCGGCATCGCTGCGCGCCGGGCTGCGCACGTTCGTAGCGCTCGCGCATCGCCTGCAGCCGATTGCTGAAATCGACGGCGTGCTGTATGTGGACGACTCAAAGGCAACCAATCCCACGGCGACGGTCGCGGCGCTGCGCGCGTACGATCGGCCCGTCGTGCTCGTGGCCGGCGGGCGCGAAAAGGGGACCGACTTCGCGGAGCTCGGAGGCGTCATGCGCGCGCGCGTCAGGGCGCTGGTCGCCCTCGGCGAGGCGGCGGGGATGCTTGCGCGGGTCGCGGACGGCCTCCCGGTTACTTTTGCGTCCTCGATGGAGGAGGCGGTCGAGCAGGCGCGGCGCGCGGCTGTGACGGGCGACGTCGTGCTGCTCTCGCCGGCGTGCGCGTCCTTCGACATGTTCGCGTCCGCAGAGGATCGGGGCGATCGCTTCGCGCGCGCGGTGCGGCTGATCCCGCGAGGCGCGCATGCGTAGTTCCGCGTCGTTACGG from Candidatus Dormiibacterota bacterium encodes:
- the murD gene encoding UDP-N-acetylmuramoyl-L-alanine--D-glutamate ligase; translation: MLEYSERTNALVIGLGRSGLASTAALRERGAAVVVVDEKSPDALRDAITAIEDRGARFVTPDELPALLPGITLAILSPGVPPTSRVVRLVREAGIPAIGEIELAARLCAAPIIAITGTKGKSTTTALIAHLLRTCGVDAVAGGNIGEPLVAAVARATSRSWVVAELSSFQLEGIATLRPRISVLLNIAPDHLDRHASIEEYAEAKFRIVMNQSEGDTIVLDRDDPRLRALEGRFESRGCAARRLWYTLEHDGPAADMSLRGEQIVTTAAGGAAVAVADWSDVPLPGEHNLRNAMAALLAAIAAGCPPASLRAGLRTFVALAHRLQPIAEIDGVLYVDDSKATNPTATVAALRAYDRPVVLVAGGREKGTDFAELGGVMRARVRALVALGEAAGMLARVADGLPVTFASSMEEAVEQARRAAVTGDVVLLSPACASFDMFASAEDRGDRFARAVRLIPRGAHA